Proteins encoded together in one Salvelinus fontinalis isolate EN_2023a chromosome 6, ASM2944872v1, whole genome shotgun sequence window:
- the LOC129857791 gene encoding inactive serine protease 35-like isoform X1 produces MKARPICAMVPVPLCLLLSVTSLAVVVAVEAHEATGGDDEYTWPQWKVPLVRNRRTVALSSPGFTAKPQGELNGTCGIECQRRLPDPSLADLEEFLSYETVYENGTRTLTSVSVQGLDEVNAWPAGNSSSSSKSRRRREVYGTDTRFSIADKQFSTKYPFSTSVKISTGCSGVLLSPKHVLTAAHCIHDGQDYVSGAQTLRVGVLKEKSRRGKGKRGRGKGKRRKGEDKEEKEVKDGGNERKGRKGKDRKSRSRRSAEVEKPSFRWTRVKQTQVPKGWFKGGASDGVAADYDYAVLELKKAQKVKHMDLGVIPSVKKLPAGRIHFSGFDDDRPGNLVYRFCSVSEESKDLLYQYCDAKPGSSGSGVYIRLKEPGKKKWKRKIIGVFSGHQWVDVNGNGAQQDYNVAVRITPLKYAQICYWVHGDSSECRDA; encoded by the coding sequence GTGGAAGCCCATGAGGCCACAGGAGGAGATGACGAGTATACCTGGCCGCAGTGGAAGGTGCCACTGGTGAGGAACAGGAGGACGGTGGCCCTTAGCAGCCCTGGCTTCACGGCCAAACCTCAGGGAGAGCTGAACGGGACCTGTGGGATTGAGTGCCAGCGTCGCCTCCCCGACCCCTCTCTGGCTGACCTAGAGGAGTTCCTGTCCTATGAGACAGTGTACGAGAACGGAACGCGcaccctgacctctgtgtctgtgCAGGGCCTCGACGAGGTCAACGCTTGGCCTGCTGggaactcctcctcttcctccaagtCACGCCGCAGACGGGAGGTCTACGGCACAGACACCCGCTTCAGCATCGCTGACAAGCAGTTCTCCACTAAGTACCCCTTCTCCACCTCAGTCAAGATCTCCACGGGCTGCTCTGGTGTCCTGTTATCTCCCAAACACGTCCTGACGGCCGCCCACTGCATCCACGACGGACAGGACTACGTGAGCGGAGCACAGACGCTACGCGTGGGTGTCCTCAAGGAGAAATCCCGGCGAGGGAAAGGGAAGAGAGGACGGGGTAAAGgcaagaggaggaaaggagaagacAAGGAAGAGAAAGAAGTGAAagatggagggaatgagaggaaagGAAGGAAAGGGAAAGACAGAAAGAGCCGCAGTCGTCGCAGCGCAGAGGTCGAGAAGCCATCCTTCCGGTGGACCAGAGTGAAGCAGACCCAGGTCCCTAAAGGCTGGTTCAAAGGCGGGGCATCGGACGGTGTGGCGGCTGACTACGACTATGCCGTGCTGGAGCTGAAGAAGGCCCAGAAGGTCAAGCACATGGACCTGGGCGTTATCCCATCGGTCAAGAAGCTGCCCGCCGGCCGAATCCACTTCTCAGGCTTTGACGACGACCGGCCCGGCAACTTGGTGTACCGCTTCTGCTCGGTGTCGGAGGAGTCCAAAGACCTGCTGTATCAGTACTGTGATGCCAAGCCCGGCTCCAGCGGCTCTGGGGTCTACATCCGCCTCAAAGAGCCCGGCAAGAAGAAATGGAAGAGGAAGATCATCGGGGTGTTTTCGGGCCATCAGTGGGTGGATGTCAACGGCAATGGGGCGCAGCAGGATTACAATGTGGCGGTGAGGATTACGCCACTCAAGTATGCCCAGATCTGTTACTGGGTCCATGGGGACTCCAGCGAGTGCCGGGACGCCTGA
- the LOC129857791 gene encoding inactive serine protease 35-like isoform X2, with amino-acid sequence MVPVPLCLLLSVTSLAVVVAVEAHEATGGDDEYTWPQWKVPLVRNRRTVALSSPGFTAKPQGELNGTCGIECQRRLPDPSLADLEEFLSYETVYENGTRTLTSVSVQGLDEVNAWPAGNSSSSSKSRRRREVYGTDTRFSIADKQFSTKYPFSTSVKISTGCSGVLLSPKHVLTAAHCIHDGQDYVSGAQTLRVGVLKEKSRRGKGKRGRGKGKRRKGEDKEEKEVKDGGNERKGRKGKDRKSRSRRSAEVEKPSFRWTRVKQTQVPKGWFKGGASDGVAADYDYAVLELKKAQKVKHMDLGVIPSVKKLPAGRIHFSGFDDDRPGNLVYRFCSVSEESKDLLYQYCDAKPGSSGSGVYIRLKEPGKKKWKRKIIGVFSGHQWVDVNGNGAQQDYNVAVRITPLKYAQICYWVHGDSSECRDA; translated from the coding sequence GTGGAAGCCCATGAGGCCACAGGAGGAGATGACGAGTATACCTGGCCGCAGTGGAAGGTGCCACTGGTGAGGAACAGGAGGACGGTGGCCCTTAGCAGCCCTGGCTTCACGGCCAAACCTCAGGGAGAGCTGAACGGGACCTGTGGGATTGAGTGCCAGCGTCGCCTCCCCGACCCCTCTCTGGCTGACCTAGAGGAGTTCCTGTCCTATGAGACAGTGTACGAGAACGGAACGCGcaccctgacctctgtgtctgtgCAGGGCCTCGACGAGGTCAACGCTTGGCCTGCTGggaactcctcctcttcctccaagtCACGCCGCAGACGGGAGGTCTACGGCACAGACACCCGCTTCAGCATCGCTGACAAGCAGTTCTCCACTAAGTACCCCTTCTCCACCTCAGTCAAGATCTCCACGGGCTGCTCTGGTGTCCTGTTATCTCCCAAACACGTCCTGACGGCCGCCCACTGCATCCACGACGGACAGGACTACGTGAGCGGAGCACAGACGCTACGCGTGGGTGTCCTCAAGGAGAAATCCCGGCGAGGGAAAGGGAAGAGAGGACGGGGTAAAGgcaagaggaggaaaggagaagacAAGGAAGAGAAAGAAGTGAAagatggagggaatgagaggaaagGAAGGAAAGGGAAAGACAGAAAGAGCCGCAGTCGTCGCAGCGCAGAGGTCGAGAAGCCATCCTTCCGGTGGACCAGAGTGAAGCAGACCCAGGTCCCTAAAGGCTGGTTCAAAGGCGGGGCATCGGACGGTGTGGCGGCTGACTACGACTATGCCGTGCTGGAGCTGAAGAAGGCCCAGAAGGTCAAGCACATGGACCTGGGCGTTATCCCATCGGTCAAGAAGCTGCCCGCCGGCCGAATCCACTTCTCAGGCTTTGACGACGACCGGCCCGGCAACTTGGTGTACCGCTTCTGCTCGGTGTCGGAGGAGTCCAAAGACCTGCTGTATCAGTACTGTGATGCCAAGCCCGGCTCCAGCGGCTCTGGGGTCTACATCCGCCTCAAAGAGCCCGGCAAGAAGAAATGGAAGAGGAAGATCATCGGGGTGTTTTCGGGCCATCAGTGGGTGGATGTCAACGGCAATGGGGCGCAGCAGGATTACAATGTGGCGGTGAGGATTACGCCACTCAAGTATGCCCAGATCTGTTACTGGGTCCATGGGGACTCCAGCGAGTGCCGGGACGCCTGA